In Rhizobium sp. WYJ-E13, the following are encoded in one genomic region:
- a CDS encoding IclR family transcriptional regulator encodes MEDAIVLDKKWKTPTMNAPLVHKAGQKKTKPTTRNRLSSVATAARLLKVFSEQEAEIGVSALAQRLKVSKSTVHRLAVTLVAEGFLEQNPETERYRLGIGLFGLGTLVRRRMNLSNEARPYLFDLRKHTGETVLLGIPADMQVMHIYDLESPQALSIKSDLGARKPAHCTAVGRAIFAFSGDAVIDKLMGEPLEQRTPHTIIDPIQVRNIFAQVRDRGFAIENEESDLGIRAIAAPVRDSSGGVVGAIGVAGPSQRLSIESIEGFAPAILEAAAAVSSRLGYQPGYSLR; translated from the coding sequence ATGGAAGACGCCATAGTTCTCGACAAGAAATGGAAGACGCCCACCATGAATGCCCCGTTGGTTCACAAGGCAGGCCAAAAAAAGACCAAGCCGACGACAAGGAACCGCTTGTCGTCCGTTGCTACGGCCGCACGCCTCTTAAAGGTGTTCTCGGAACAGGAAGCTGAAATCGGAGTGAGTGCTCTTGCTCAAAGACTGAAAGTTTCCAAGAGCACCGTTCACCGTTTGGCGGTCACACTCGTCGCGGAAGGGTTTCTGGAGCAGAATCCGGAAACCGAACGCTATCGTCTCGGAATCGGTCTTTTTGGGCTCGGCACTCTCGTGCGTCGTCGTATGAACCTCTCGAACGAGGCGCGCCCATACCTTTTCGATCTAAGGAAACATACGGGAGAAACCGTTCTTCTTGGCATTCCCGCAGACATGCAGGTAATGCACATTTACGATCTTGAAAGCCCTCAGGCACTTTCCATAAAGTCCGATCTGGGAGCCCGAAAGCCTGCCCATTGCACCGCTGTGGGGCGCGCCATTTTTGCCTTCAGTGGCGACGCGGTCATCGACAAGCTCATGGGTGAGCCGCTGGAGCAGCGGACGCCCCATACGATAATCGATCCGATCCAGGTACGGAATATTTTCGCGCAAGTTCGCGATCGTGGATTTGCGATCGAGAACGAGGAGAGCGATCTGGGAATCCGAGCGATCGCCGCCCCGGTTCGAGATTCATCGGGCGGGGTAGTCGGAGCGATAGGCGTCGCCGGGCCGTCTCAGCGTCTGTCGATCGAATCCATCGAAGGTTTCGCGCCAGCAATTCTCGAAGCGGCGGCAGCCGTATCGTCACGGCTGGGCTACCAGCCAGGATATAGTCTTAGGTAA
- a CDS encoding FAD-binding oxidoreductase: MTVMTLSGTDTRWSCADGDTIMRSAIRAGLGFPYECNVGSCGNCRFDLLEGEIEELRPDAPGLSDRDRQRGRRLGCQAKPLTDCLIKLRLMPQYESSHLPVRQKGVLVGVTEITHDIREFRFCLDTPTPFISGQYALLTLDGVKGSRAYSMANRGDQPEEWHFQVRRVPNGVATSMLFDRLKAGDPIGIDGPYGMAYLREDSPRDIICLAGGSGLSPMISVTRAAAVSPLLDGRRIDFIYGGREARDICGREMLEELPGFGSRLHYHPVVSGMPAEGDGWDGYRGFVHEVAAKLFAERLPECEIYFAGPPLMGQAIQKMLIDLGVPQRQVHFDQFY; this comes from the coding sequence ATGACCGTGATGACATTGAGTGGGACCGATACGAGATGGTCCTGCGCCGACGGTGACACGATCATGCGATCCGCTATTCGCGCCGGTCTCGGTTTTCCCTATGAATGCAATGTCGGCTCTTGCGGCAACTGCCGTTTCGATCTTCTCGAAGGAGAGATCGAGGAACTCAGGCCCGATGCGCCGGGTCTTAGCGATCGGGACCGCCAGCGCGGCCGCCGTCTTGGCTGCCAGGCAAAGCCGCTCACCGACTGTCTCATTAAGCTCCGGCTAATGCCGCAATATGAAAGCAGCCATTTGCCTGTGCGCCAAAAGGGCGTGCTCGTGGGAGTTACGGAAATCACCCATGACATCCGTGAATTCCGGTTTTGCCTTGATACGCCGACTCCCTTTATTTCTGGCCAGTATGCGCTGCTGACGCTCGATGGCGTTAAGGGCAGCCGGGCCTATTCGATGGCGAACCGAGGCGACCAGCCCGAGGAATGGCATTTCCAGGTCCGGCGCGTTCCCAATGGTGTAGCCACTTCAATGCTTTTCGACAGATTGAAGGCGGGCGACCCGATCGGTATCGACGGCCCCTATGGCATGGCCTATTTGCGCGAGGATTCGCCGCGCGATATCATCTGTCTTGCTGGCGGTTCCGGCCTGTCGCCGATGATCTCGGTGACGCGAGCGGCGGCGGTATCGCCTCTACTCGACGGGCGGAGGATCGATTTCATCTATGGCGGCCGCGAGGCGCGCGACATCTGCGGCCGGGAGATGCTGGAAGAGCTTCCGGGCTTCGGCAGCAGGCTGCATTATCATCCCGTCGTGTCGGGCATGCCCGCGGAGGGTGATGGCTGGGACGGTTATCGCGGTTTCGTTCACGAGGTCGCGGCCAAGCTCTTTGCCGAGCGCCTGCCGGAATGTGAAATCTATTTCGCCGGTCCGCCGTTGATGGGGCAGGCCATCCAGAAAATGCTGATCGACCTTGGCGTCCCGCAGCGCCAGGTTCATTTCGACCAGTTTTACTAG